GATGAGAACAAAAAAGTTCTTAATGTCGGTCACATTGAAGCTGTCATTTGTTTTGCACGGTATGCcagtaaatttgattattatatcttttattattttatatgttgtataatcTTTTAATTTGTGTACTAAGGAACTTTAATGCAAATGAATCATGTGAATCTTTACGCACTGAAAAAACATTGCAAGTGTTGTACAATGCGGAGCCAGATTTTTGGatagttattgtaatattattatttgtttttaaattaattttttcaattactaGGTTTCTTTGAAATTATACttgtaattgtaaaattatgtttagtaGACTGTGTCAGCAGAATGTAAATTTAAGCAAAAATCTTCAGAGTCCCCAGATGAACATGTATATTGCACATATAATCTTCAAGAACCAATTTATTTGGCTATCTTGAAACATTGGTATTATACGTTTCAAATGACTGTAGGTAATATGACTGAGCTAATGAATGATAACGATCCAGATTATCTCAGACTTATgcttaacaaattttatagcAAGGTTAGTCTctggtttttataatatatttgtacatatcatttatttattgataaatatttaatattaatgctattcaaatttatttgatactgtataatttaatttacattttaattgcttaggtatgtgttttgtttttagtatttacagaGTACTGATGTTTCGAGTCACACATTTATGGATATGTTTCAAGGCATTAGTTTTCTTCCTTTAGACAATGTGATTCATTTGTACGCGCAgagttttctaaatattattgaaaacacaTTTCAACAAgtacattttacaatgttaCTTTATAATGATTCACTTGTTTGGTaactattaaatgtatattcatttaaaaattagattatatgacatggtaaattttatatttcatgaattgaaattgatttctatgtattttaatgttaatatatttggaattttctttaaatacatattactgGAGTCtggtaataataggtacaatgtaattattaattgaatcttaatttatataaagtttctACAAAgctttaatgtttatataggcTCCAGTTGTAGTATCATACTAATGTTTATTAGATATCAGGGGCATATTTATGGGAGAGGGGTAGGGAGGCCTGGCCCCTCCCGAAatgaaaaatgcatttattaaaaattgttatttttgacatGGGATGACATAGAATTTTCCCAAAgaaatccaaaaatataacCGGCCCCCtccaaaataaaaacctatataCGCCACtgttagatataaattaaagttcttaaattgaataataatgatttaggtTGATCAATATTCTGACATATCCAAATGTCTCGCATCATTatttgctatattattaatgttgctgttaatctgttttaattttagattctgagcggagcgatgaatgtattgatattacatgtatgtgcatttttttatttttatgtccaTCTTCATTTTTAGGGGCCGTAGTGGCACAGTGGTTACCATGTTGACTGCGACTCACACAGTTGTCGTTTCAATCCATAGcaaagtgtaaaatattgtgtggCTCTCGCAACAGTCGCAACTACCAATTTCCCGTGTTGTTGTCCGATTGTGCCATCCGGTTTCTAACTAGGTCCCACTCCACTGGGAGTGAAGACCGCACACATCTTCTATTGGAGAAAGGGGGTAGATTTATAGATAGATAAATAGATCACATAATATCCCAACTACCCACTTGTGATAAGCATTGACAAAGATTTTGAGGTTGTTTCaatgaacaatataaaaaaaaatcttcaccTTTTAGGGCAGTAAAAATACTTTGGTTTTCAACTTTGgagatacttgaaattttttaaaatgtatcatattttatacacacatttatattttcaaatataatatttttgacaaaaattaattcaatttacctcatatattatagtaaaataaatacttaagtaatgtaagtacttatattataaaatgtacttactacttaatagtatattaagcTGATACACTGTCTTCGCTCAGAATcactttttgtatacaatgatttatttatttatttaacacatgtattataatatttgatttcctCTTTAATGACGGTGATCTACTGTACAGCAAAATGGTTACCTACTTTTattccttttttatattattatttatcatttgtatAGGAGTGGTTTGAATAAACGTCAAACTCAACTTGTGTAttcctatattttaatgtggGTCTTACCAGAAATTGCAAAGAAAGACCATTTAGTCAAAGGAAATTTAGTACAACAATGTTTGCCTAATCAATTAGTTGGAAGGTAATAATTGaactcatttaaattatattttaaaattgcaatttctttagtatgatttttaaataggtttatAACAAATGTTTGGGCAGTAAAAACAGATAGTTGGATTAGTGATTTGGGTAAAGTCCCTATTTTAAGGTTGAATGAtgaaaatgacaaaatatttaaaagctaTAGGCTAGTTATGTATAAAGCTCATCATTCGATtgtatgtatgtttattaaaagtaagtatcatagaatatgattatatgctgtaactaatttgttttctgatagtaataattgattaCAGTGGACAATCCGCTTACGGCAGATTTGTACAATACTTTAGATCAATTTCTTgggacaaaattatatttgttatcagAAAAGATGAAAAATACGGTTGAAAAGACATTAACTTCAAAGTTATACACTGAAAGACCAgctaaatttgtatattttaatgctatgaatttagctattaaaaattcaattaagtaTTCAAATGCGATTAGTACAATTAATAGACCATCTGAATTTAATCTTAGTCCAGATGCATTACGAGTCTTAGTAGATATTAGCAGCCAACAATCTTGGTGTGtatagttttgattaaaatacaaaaacattgtatgaatcatattaattttattatattgaccaTTTTATTTCAGTATGCACCCAACCTATTCTGTTATGATAAAAACATCTAATGACAATTGGGTAGCTGGCAGGTTGTGTAATTCACGTGAAATTTATATAGTGTTGAATCAAaagttaactaaattatacgaTGTAGATTGTGAGTATATAAATTTCTATGTCAATTTATatgatactaaaatttaaaaaatctttttttatttccagcTGAAATTCAAAGTCTTTGTGCACAGGAATTcggaacaatatttttttatgattaatgcgTTGTAATTTTCACTAGTAGATGGACTATAAatggaatataaatatatcaattatatcaaactataaattaatactattatatcaatttttacaagaacaattttttttttcaatgttcattaattttatgaaaatgtaaaataaactattgttatataacttattattattattattttagatccacaataataaaattgtaatattaaaagtgttattgtgatcgttaaaataaaaaaagttttaaaattaacttgagTTGATATTTTAGGTTTCCAAGATTACTCTATTccatttgttttacaaatggCCAGTTAGACTAGTTAAAAGGTTAAAAGTtagatttcattaaaaaaactcagatcttaaaattatggtcagattcttaaatattctcagataaagtaattttactccaattctatttatttacctgatttaattaaaaatgatttcagATCTATAAAGTCTGCTCAGATCAGAAATCAGCTAAATATAgaatggaaatattttaaatatcctaaatattttataatgaacctTAATAGGAAttggaaaaaatgtatattgttgacatatgttgtttttatgtttttatttttgacaatatgtctatattttgagtaaaactatatttaaacattaattttaaaacatattgtatgATATGTAAAATGGATAAGAAAATTTGCTATGCAAAATCAAGTGAAAattgaaacataaatttaaagttattgataacataatatattctgatAAATATTCTGACAATctgtttatataatgataagggaaatattttaagcatcatcaagtaataatattgagatAATGAATAtctagtaattaataatatatctgaaagaaatttatgaaattactctgctataaacatttttgctGAGATCTCCTATTTTCCTCTATTTTTATCTGCCATTATTTGCTCATGATCTAAAAAGATTGCTGTTTcgcttaatttttatttttgcgctATTGcttcaaaaatgaaattttcaaatatttatctgattgatttataaaattactctgctttccatatttttatagagatttctaattatttgcccatgatctataaaatattgctgattagcttattttttaaatttttgctcCATTGcttgaaaaaatgaaatttaaacatGTATTGGATTTATTCTTGACTTTGCTTTCCACATTTTTGATGAGATTTCCTATTATTTGCCCAGGATCTATAGAAATTGCCGAtttgctttatttttaattttgctccattgcttcaacatttttaattatttattcacaaaATTACTCTGCTTTCCACATTTTTGTTGAGACCTCCTATTATTTGcccaaaatctataaaaattgcttatttgctgaattttttaattaatccaTCACCATATGAGACAtgttaagtgcgtttgaaatttaaattgttacgaAATTGtgtaatgataatgatttagGTATccttaaacgattttaaatatttggtattttgaattactcaaaaactataattcgtagatacttgaaaacttCACCAGCTATTTAGATTAGCAGTttctttacattatttaatttttaaactatttagctcattttaatactatttataagcatttgtagtattcgtttttgtttatttattaatttttttaaatatcgatttaaatgtttttcaataagtcaaaatacttgaaaatttaatacaacgcTCCTTACAAGTTTGTCTTacagtgatttaaaaattattggagtacattataggtacctagtgtctgatgttcaaatattgatgaaaattagtcaaaatcatgaataattgcaaattattttgtagttaaaattaataaaacaatttgtataagtagctaaaaattaataatctaatacaAGTTTACCCAAGTTTTaccataagtttggcttacaataattataaaaaaacttgaaaattgaccaattaaataatgcttatcttaagtttaaatttttacgaaataaaaaattcactcataaaataacgattaactacgtatcaaaataattttagatttttgttaaagttaaaaattactagtcgttgaaacttgaaacatagatacaccagttatttaaattgacattttctggac
The DNA window shown above is from Aphis gossypii isolate Hap1 chromosome 2, ASM2018417v2, whole genome shotgun sequence and carries:
- the LOC114120794 gene encoding vacuolar fusion protein CCZ1 homolog, with the protein product MPTEVTVQNFYIFNSTLSKTEDDGAKKILFYYPEHEDENKKVLNVGHIEAVICFARNFNANESCESLRTEKTLQVLYNAEPDFWIVITVSAECKFKQKSSESPDEHVYCTYNLQEPIYLAILKHWYYTFQMTVGNMTELMNDNDPDYLRLMLNKFYSKYLQSTDVSSHTFMDMFQGISFLPLDNVIHLYAQSFLNIIENTFQQVHFTMLLYNDSLVWSGLNKRQTQLVYSYILMWVLPEIAKKDHLVKGNLVQQCLPNQLVGRFITNVWAVKTDSWISDLGKVPILRLNDENDKIFKSYRLVMYKAHHSIVCMFIKMDNPLTADLYNTLDQFLGTKLYLLSEKMKNTVEKTLTSKLYTERPAKFVYFNAMNLAIKNSIKYSNAISTINRPSEFNLSPDALRVLVDISSQQSCMHPTYSVMIKTSNDNWVAGRLCNSREIYIVLNQKLTKLYDVDSEIQSLCAQEFGTIFFYD